A region from the Brassica napus cultivar Da-Ae chromosome C8, Da-Ae, whole genome shotgun sequence genome encodes:
- the LOC106377048 gene encoding uncharacterized protein LOC106377048 isoform X1, protein MVYGLSNPTHFFSHNVLVSLSLSSLTRRSLFLDLTRPSSSITTSINPFGSLLLGYRSQHINSSSLSSLPRRPNTEYHHYSSTSVVSTSFTCLWNTCSSKVSVIVEHLYYKSCSSKVSTKMMNNEDLLNSGGQSSTSASQTALVSSNHSKRTKRSTAWDYFTIEKDENGQERAYCKKCPKNYVWLPTKCVILVGFIAIL, encoded by the exons ATGGTTTATGGATTATCCAATCCAACCCACTTTTTCTCACATAATGttttagtctctctctctctttcttctctcacGAGACGCTCTCTCTTTCTCGATCTCACGAGACCTTCATCATCGATCACGACATCGATCAACCCTTTTGGGTCATTGCTTTTGGGTTATCGATCGCAACACATCAACTCATCTTCCTT ATCTTCACTACCAAGGAGACCAAACACTGAGTATCACCACTACTCTTCCACCAGCGTT GTATCAACATCCTTTACGTGTTTGTGGAACACTTGTAGCAGCAAG GTATCAGTGATTGTGGAACACTTGTACTACAAGTCTTGTAGCAGCAAGGTGTCAACAAAGATGATGAATAATGAAGATCTTCTAAACAGTGGTGGCCAATCATCCACAAGTGCATCACAAACGGCTCTAGTAAGTTCTAATCATTCAAAAAGAACTAAGAGATCAACTGCTTGGGATTATTTTACAATAGAAAAAGATGAGAATGGCCAAGAGAGAGCATATTGTAAAAAGTGTCCAAAGAACTATGTGTGGTTGCCAACTA AGTGTGTCATTCTCGTTGGTTTTATTGCGATACTATGA
- the LOC106377048 gene encoding uncharacterized protein LOC106377048 isoform X2, which translates to MVYGLSNPTHFFSHNVLVSLSLSSLTRRSLFLDLTRPSSSITTSINPFGSLLLGYRSQHINSSSLSSLPRRPNTEYHHYSSTSVVSTSFTCLWNTCSSKVSVIVEHLYYKSCSSKVSTKMMNNEDLLNSGGQSSTSASQTALVKQWADITREVNEMMKWLDWN; encoded by the exons ATGGTTTATGGATTATCCAATCCAACCCACTTTTTCTCACATAATGttttagtctctctctctctttcttctctcacGAGACGCTCTCTCTTTCTCGATCTCACGAGACCTTCATCATCGATCACGACATCGATCAACCCTTTTGGGTCATTGCTTTTGGGTTATCGATCGCAACACATCAACTCATCTTCCTT ATCTTCACTACCAAGGAGACCAAACACTGAGTATCACCACTACTCTTCCACCAGCGTT GTATCAACATCCTTTACGTGTTTGTGGAACACTTGTAGCAGCAAG GTATCAGTGATTGTGGAACACTTGTACTACAAGTCTTGTAGCAGCAAGGTGTCAACAAAGATGATGAATAATGAAGATCTTCTAAACAGTGGTGGCCAATCATCCACAAGTGCATCACAAACGGCTCTA gTGAAACAATGGGCAGACATAACAAGAGAAGTGAACGAAATGATGAAGTGGCTCGATTGGAATTAG
- the LOC106377048 gene encoding uncharacterized protein LOC106377048 isoform X3, producing the protein MVYGLSNPTHFFSHNVLVSLSLSSLTRRSLFLDLTRPSSSITTSINPFGSLLLGYRSQHINSSSLSSLPRRPNTEYHHYSSTSVVSTSFTCLWNTCSSKVSVIVEHLYYKSCSSKVSTKMMNNEDLLNSGGQSSTSASQTALMIMVKVRRLLLDRVQMMWKT; encoded by the exons ATGGTTTATGGATTATCCAATCCAACCCACTTTTTCTCACATAATGttttagtctctctctctctttcttctctcacGAGACGCTCTCTCTTTCTCGATCTCACGAGACCTTCATCATCGATCACGACATCGATCAACCCTTTTGGGTCATTGCTTTTGGGTTATCGATCGCAACACATCAACTCATCTTCCTT ATCTTCACTACCAAGGAGACCAAACACTGAGTATCACCACTACTCTTCCACCAGCGTT GTATCAACATCCTTTACGTGTTTGTGGAACACTTGTAGCAGCAAG GTATCAGTGATTGTGGAACACTTGTACTACAAGTCTTGTAGCAGCAAGGTGTCAACAAAGATGATGAATAATGAAGATCTTCTAAACAGTGGTGGCCAATCATCCACAAGTGCATCACAAACGGCTCTA ATGATAATGGTGAAGGTGAGACGGTTGTTATTAGACCGAGTCCAAATGATGTGGAAGACATGA